One stretch of Campylobacter sp. CNRCH_2014_0184h DNA includes these proteins:
- a CDS encoding TlpA disulfide reductase family protein has protein sequence MVATKSFYCFLALISVFFFSACSNNEFQTLNSNQNYTFKYDGFEQTLKTQNANQAYALFFFTQDCGACNAQIPMLNELYKERNFPILAVLNGANSKEEAQKILLEKKLDLPLLYEAKASSFLSKAVGGIYGVPVIVFYDEKGKINEKFIGLTPKSILENKIKFLQ, from the coding sequence ATGGTCGCAACTAAAAGCTTCTATTGCTTCTTGGCTTTAATAAGTGTTTTTTTCTTTAGTGCATGCTCAAATAATGAATTTCAAACCCTAAATTCAAATCAAAACTATACTTTTAAATATGATGGTTTTGAACAAACCTTAAAAACACAAAATGCAAATCAAGCGTATGCTTTATTTTTTTTCACGCAAGATTGTGGTGCATGTAATGCACAAATTCCTATGTTAAACGAGCTTTATAAAGAAAGAAATTTTCCTATTTTAGCGGTGCTAAATGGAGCTAATTCAAAAGAAGAAGCTCAAAAAATTCTTTTGGAAAAAAAGCTAGATTTGCCACTTTTATATGAAGCCAAAGCAAGCTCATTTTTATCTAAAGCTGTGGGTGGAATTTATGGTGTGCCTGTGATAGTTTTTTATGATGAAAAAGGCAAAATAAATGAAAAATTCATCGGACTTACCCCAAAAAGTATTTTAGAAAATAAGATTAAATTTTTGCAATAA
- a CDS encoding TlpA family protein disulfide reductase, giving the protein MKIKSIILACLCLVFLSACFENNNKNGGKIGLKAPEIAAKNLEGGKIKLADFDNLIVLTFVEQGCASCLKDLPLLEKLANEYPKKMTILALDSIDKGKDFEEFATRYDYKNIIFLQDDLDISWQRFSVFAVPTTFVIKDGVVQDKIIGEKPWSQLKASIASWL; this is encoded by the coding sequence GTGAAAATTAAAAGTATAATTTTAGCTTGTTTATGTTTAGTTTTTTTAAGTGCTTGTTTTGAAAACAACAATAAAAATGGTGGTAAAATAGGTCTAAAAGCACCAGAAATCGCAGCTAAAAATTTAGAAGGTGGGAAAATCAAACTAGCTGATTTTGATAATCTTATCGTTTTAACTTTTGTGGAGCAAGGTTGTGCATCTTGTTTAAAAGACTTACCACTTTTGGAAAAACTAGCTAACGAATACCCTAAAAAAATGACTATTCTAGCGCTTGATTCTATAGATAAAGGTAAGGATTTTGAAGAATTTGCTACAAGATATGATTACAAAAATATTATATTTTTGCAAGATGATTTAGATATCTCATGGCAAAGATTTAGCGTTTTTGCAGTGCCAACTACTTTTGTCATTAAAGATGGAGTTGTGCAAGATAAAATTATAGGAGAAAAACCATGGTCGCAACTAAAAGCTTCTATTGCTTCTTGGCTTTAA
- a CDS encoding ABC transporter ATP-binding protein has translation MKNIIKISNLNRNFNEVKALQNINLEVKQGEWLAIMGPSGSGKSTLLNILSLMDTQSSGGYFLDDKEVGNLSEEEKSVIRREKIGLIFQQFHLIPYLNALENVMLAQFYHSSIEQKDAIMALEKVGLSHRLTHLPSQLSGGEQQRLCIARALVNDPEILLADEPTGNLDEANEKNILELFCKLKQDGKTIVLITHNPDLATFADRTIILSHGVMKSEN, from the coding sequence ATGAAAAATATTATAAAAATTTCAAATTTAAATCGTAATTTTAATGAAGTTAAAGCTTTGCAAAATATCAACCTAGAAGTAAAGCAAGGTGAATGGCTAGCTATCATGGGTCCATCAGGTTCAGGTAAATCAACGCTTTTAAATATACTTTCTTTGATGGATACTCAAAGTAGTGGGGGGTATTTTTTAGATGATAAAGAAGTTGGAAATTTAAGTGAAGAAGAAAAAAGCGTGATTAGAAGAGAAAAAATAGGCTTAATTTTTCAACAATTTCATTTAATACCTTATTTAAATGCTTTAGAAAATGTCATGCTAGCTCAGTTTTATCACTCAAGTATAGAGCAAAAAGACGCTATAATGGCGCTAGAAAAAGTAGGGCTTTCACACAGACTTACGCATTTACCAAGCCAACTAAGTGGCGGGGAACAACAAAGACTATGTATAGCAAGAGCTTTAGTGAATGATCCTGAAATTTTATTAGCAGATGAGCCAACTGGAAATTTAGATGAGGCAAATGAAAAAAACATTCTAGAACTTTTTTGTAAATTAAAACAAGATGGTAAAACCATAGTTTTAATCACTCACAATCCAGACTTAGCAACCTTTGCTGATAGAACTATCATTTTAAGCCATGGAGTGATGAAAAGTGAAAATTAA
- a CDS encoding ABC transporter permease, translating to MGNNFFMQEVFKSLIFSYKRVCIIFIAVFMGAMVSASFFNIYFDIDTKLSKELKAYGANFIITPKDDEFLSMDEFNQVKESLKAKALTPFLYGFYNLESSSAVVVGVDFANLKLTKPFMEVLKGSFSLSDFSEDSAFVGADLAKQLELKIGQELQIYNPNISKIVKVKIKAILRSNDEQDGVLIISLKKAQELAAKEVINYAQAILLGDYESLDQKAKELSKGNVEAKVIASVSISEGVILEKIKALMALISLTILLISSLSVNTTLSAVIFSRKKEIALHLALGAKHKEIIKLFGAEVFILSLSASLLGAFCGYFLANIFGYLIFNASIDFRLLSVFFAVLVSLVFAFFASILPLKKALKINVCENLKGE from the coding sequence ATGGGAAATAATTTTTTTATGCAAGAGGTTTTTAAATCTCTTATTTTTTCTTATAAAAGAGTTTGTATTATTTTTATAGCTGTGTTTATGGGTGCTATGGTTAGTGCTTCATTTTTTAATATTTATTTTGATATTGACACAAAATTATCTAAAGAATTAAAAGCTTATGGAGCTAATTTTATCATCACGCCAAAAGATGATGAGTTTTTAAGCATGGATGAATTTAATCAAGTTAAAGAAAGCTTGAAGGCAAAAGCTTTAACCCCATTTTTATATGGTTTTTATAATCTTGAAAGCTCAAGTGCGGTAGTTGTTGGGGTTGATTTTGCAAATTTAAAGCTTACCAAACCTTTTATGGAAGTTTTAAAAGGAAGTTTTTCTTTGAGCGATTTTAGCGAAGATAGTGCCTTTGTGGGAGCTGATTTAGCTAAACAATTAGAGCTTAAAATAGGACAAGAATTACAAATTTATAATCCAAATATATCTAAAATAGTCAAAGTAAAAATCAAAGCTATTTTAAGAAGCAATGATGAGCAAGATGGGGTTTTAATCATTTCTTTAAAAAAAGCTCAAGAGTTAGCAGCTAAAGAAGTGATAAATTATGCTCAAGCTATTTTGCTAGGTGATTATGAAAGTTTAGATCAAAAAGCAAAAGAGCTTAGCAAGGGCAATGTAGAAGCTAAAGTCATAGCTTCAGTGTCCATTAGCGAAGGAGTGATTTTAGAAAAGATCAAAGCTTTAATGGCTTTGATTAGCTTAACGATTTTACTCATTAGTTCTTTGAGTGTAAATACCACTCTTAGTGCGGTGATTTTTTCAAGAAAAAAAGAAATAGCCTTGCACCTTGCACTAGGAGCTAAGCATAAAGAAATCATCAAGCTCTTTGGAGCTGAAGTATTTATTTTAAGTTTAAGTGCGAGTTTGCTTGGTGCTTTTTGTGGATATTTTTTGGCAAATATTTTTGGGTATTTGATTTTTAATGCAAGTATAGATTTTAGGTTGCTTTCGGTATTTTTTGCGGTGCTTGTTTCTTTGGTATTTGCATTTTTTGCAAGTATTTTGCCGCTAAAAAAAGCTTTAAAAATCAATGTTTGTGAAAATTTAAAGGGTGAGTGA
- a CDS encoding ABC transporter permease, producing the protein MQVKIVKNSIFQNKIQKSLALLTIFLATLLMATMLNLTLGIGNEITKELRSYGSNILVLPKGASLSVEVGNKIYEPLKNQNFLEENKLHTIKEIFWRNNINAFAPFLDTQVKIQTLNANYENISLVGTYFDKAIKIQDDDDFYAGIKELYKYSQIKGSYPKDDSLDEIMLGIDLAQKYDLKIDDEITLVQNEQFFKVKIVGIIDLTQAFSNKIITSLLLAQKLSKKEGLFAKAEVSALTIPENDLAQKARRDVDSLDQLEYDQWYCTAYVSSIAYQIAEDFKGASTKVVSAISDAESLIVSKIQSLMAVVSIICLIVASIAISSLMSADIFRRKSEIGLLKALGASTLQIYMIFALEGVVVALVGAVFGFAFGVGVSEVIALSIFDHAIAISWIILPICLFFAVFIVFLGCLFSIKGISKLSTSEVLYGK; encoded by the coding sequence ATGCAAGTTAAGATTGTAAAAAATTCCATTTTTCAAAATAAAATTCAAAAATCTCTAGCTTTGTTAACGATTTTTTTAGCTACTTTACTTATGGCTACTATGTTAAATCTTACTTTGGGTATAGGTAATGAAATCACAAAAGAATTAAGAAGTTATGGGTCAAACATTTTGGTTTTACCTAAAGGTGCAAGTTTAAGTGTAGAAGTGGGTAATAAAATCTATGAGCCTTTGAAAAATCAAAATTTTTTAGAAGAAAACAAGCTTCATACTATAAAAGAAATTTTTTGGAGAAATAATATTAATGCCTTTGCACCATTTTTAGATACCCAAGTAAAAATTCAAACTCTAAATGCAAATTATGAAAATATCTCTTTAGTAGGAACTTATTTTGATAAGGCTATAAAGATTCAAGATGATGATGATTTTTATGCGGGTATTAAAGAATTATACAAATATAGTCAAATCAAAGGAAGCTACCCAAAAGATGATAGTTTAGATGAAATAATGCTAGGAATAGATTTAGCACAAAAGTATGATTTAAAAATAGATGATGAAATCACCCTTGTGCAAAATGAACAATTTTTTAAAGTGAAAATTGTTGGTATTATAGACTTAACTCAAGCCTTTTCAAATAAAATCATTACTTCTTTACTTTTAGCACAAAAGCTTTCTAAAAAGGAAGGTTTATTTGCTAAAGCAGAAGTTTCAGCTTTGACTATACCTGAAAATGATTTAGCACAAAAAGCAAGACGCGATGTAGATAGTCTTGATCAGCTTGAGTATGATCAGTGGTATTGTACTGCTTATGTAAGTTCTATTGCTTATCAAATCGCAGAAGATTTTAAAGGTGCTAGCACAAAAGTAGTGAGTGCGATTTCAGATGCAGAAAGTTTAATAGTGTCTAAAATTCAATCTTTAATGGCAGTAGTTAGTATTATATGTTTAATCGTAGCTTCTATAGCTATATCGTCTTTAATGAGTGCAGATATTTTTAGAAGAAAAAGCGAAATAGGACTTTTAAAAGCTTTGGGTGCTAGCACTTTGCAAATTTATATGATTTTTGCACTAGAAGGGGTTGTGGTAGCTTTAGTTGGAGCAGTTTTTGGTTTTGCTTTTGGCGTGGGAGTTTCAGAAGTTATTGCTCTAAGTATATTTGATCATGCTATTGCTATATCTTGGATTATTTTACCAATTTGTTTATTTTTTGCAGTGTTTATAGTATTTTTAGGATGTTTGTTTTCTATCAAAGGAATTTCTAAACTTTCTACTTCAGAGGTTTTATATGGGAAATAA
- a CDS encoding Fe-S-containing protein, with protein sequence MSIYFIHFFGVFFSYALLSALFFYNLKNSLVFKLAFVGFVFSYFAFFISAKTLNYDLLYFSNDILFVLLFLGVIIFSFMKNNFLKEKIQAILLFLLSFAFGIKYLHISIDFPILSTNFLDSLAISSFGLILLAFIMCFGVYLFTRWLREFKFKFLNLFLFIIAIFYLNEALAQILLYLMREGVVETESLYLSYVAKSVYYAKFYTYVWFVLLGLCVVLALKQRVSENTKKKDFDIEFRKNQAKNSTITSFSASIFSAMILSLCIFLFYDLHASRPVTIDEPTYVEPNENNEFVFDVAILRDNNLHRFAYISDEGKVVRFFLINKREDKDSPVAVFDACSICGDMGYVKKGGELICISCNVRIFLPSVGKAGGCNPIPMKYKFENGKVIIPFSEILDGVNFFTQVVEKKVYDPIDHTELINLKAPRSYVYKGRTYFFANEKNYEEFKNDPLKYIDMNKTSKYRIHNLLGNDYAS encoded by the coding sequence ATGTCGATTTATTTTATACATTTTTTTGGAGTATTTTTTTCTTATGCGCTTTTGAGTGCTTTATTTTTTTATAATTTAAAAAATTCTTTAGTGTTTAAACTTGCTTTTGTAGGTTTTGTTTTTTCTTATTTTGCTTTTTTTATTAGCGCTAAAACACTAAATTATGATTTGTTGTATTTTTCTAATGATATTTTATTTGTTTTATTGTTTTTGGGTGTTATCATTTTTTCTTTTATGAAAAATAATTTTTTAAAAGAAAAAATTCAAGCAATATTGCTTTTTTTATTATCTTTTGCTTTTGGTATAAAATACTTACATATTTCTATTGATTTTCCTATATTAAGCACTAATTTTTTAGATTCTTTAGCGATTAGCTCTTTTGGACTTATTTTGCTTGCTTTTATTATGTGTTTTGGGGTTTATCTTTTTACAAGATGGCTAAGAGAATTTAAATTCAAGTTTTTAAATTTATTTTTATTTATTATCGCGATTTTTTATCTAAATGAAGCTTTAGCTCAAATTTTATTGTACCTTATGAGAGAAGGCGTGGTAGAAACAGAAAGCTTGTATTTAAGCTATGTGGCAAAAAGTGTGTATTATGCTAAATTTTATACTTATGTATGGTTTGTGTTGTTAGGACTTTGTGTTGTTTTAGCTCTAAAGCAAAGAGTGAGTGAAAACACCAAGAAAAAAGATTTTGATATAGAATTTAGAAAAAATCAAGCAAAAAATTCAACTATAACTAGCTTTAGCGCAAGTATTTTTAGTGCTATGATTTTAAGTCTTTGTATTTTTCTCTTTTATGACTTGCATGCTTCAAGACCGGTAACCATAGACGAGCCAACCTATGTAGAGCCAAATGAAAATAATGAATTTGTTTTTGATGTAGCGATTTTAAGAGATAATAACTTACATCGCTTTGCTTATATTAGCGATGAGGGTAAAGTGGTAAGATTTTTTTTAATTAACAAAAGAGAAGATAAAGACTCACCGGTAGCTGTTTTTGATGCTTGTAGTATATGTGGGGATATGGGGTATGTTAAAAAAGGTGGAGAATTAATTTGTATCTCATGTAACGTTAGAATTTTCTTACCAAGTGTAGGTAAAGCAGGTGGGTGTAATCCTATCCCTATGAAGTATAAATTTGAAAATGGTAAGGTTATTATACCTTTTTCAGAAATTTTAGATGGGGTTAATTTTTTCACTCAAGTAGTAGAAAAGAAAGTTTATGATCCTATTGATCATACTGAATTAATTAATTTAAAAGCACCAAGATCTTATGTTTATAAAGGTAGAACATATTTTTTTGCTAATGAAAAAAACTATGAAGAGTTTAAAAACGATCCTTTAAAATACATCGATATGAATAAGACTTCAAAATATAGAATTCATAATTTACTAGGAAATGACTATGCAAGTTAA
- a CDS encoding ferrirhodotorulic acid transporter, periplasmic binding protein, with protein MKKTLLSLGAAASILASSVFAAEVPIGDPYELNGMEIAAVYLQPIEMEPRGIDLAASLADIHLEADIHALKGNKNGFPEGFWIPYLTIAYKLTNLDNGKVKTGTLMPMVADDGPHYGANLKMDTGIGNYELVFLIESPEKQGFGRHVDKETGVGKWFEPFSVKYNFKYTGKPK; from the coding sequence ATGAAAAAAACTTTATTAAGTTTAGGCGCAGCAGCTAGTATTTTAGCTAGTTCAGTTTTTGCAGCAGAGGTGCCAATTGGCGATCCTTATGAGTTAAATGGTATGGAAATAGCAGCGGTTTATTTACAGCCAATCGAAATGGAGCCAAGAGGCATTGATCTTGCAGCAAGTTTAGCAGATATTCACCTTGAAGCAGATATCCATGCATTAAAGGGCAATAAAAACGGCTTTCCAGAAGGCTTTTGGATCCCTTATTTAACTATAGCTTATAAGCTTACAAATTTAGATAATGGTAAAGTAAAAACAGGAACCCTTATGCCTATGGTAGCAGATGATGGCCCTCACTATGGTGCGAATTTAAAAATGGATACAGGCATAGGAAATTACGAGTTAGTATTTTTAATAGAAAGTCCAGAAAAACAAGGTTTTGGACGCCATGTTGATAAAGAAACAGGTGTTGGCAAGTGGTTTGAGCCATTTTCAGTTAAATATAACTTCAAATACACAGGAAAACCTAAGTGA
- a CDS encoding FTR1 family iron permease, whose amino-acid sequence MVFKKISLLIIFLFCTIVYAREIDYQKEAQAIKQILNESMILYKENKNLEAKKKAEDAYFQHFETMEGSIGRNVGRKAIVMERKFVNLRKLYKDKEDFSKIEALISSLYFDLDEIVPILEKGFQLKAEASDVNYDKKAAENSSLKAEKERQAQAEAMFAALLGENVKEQTSQNSTQSLIAQEQDAQKDEALLALQEASALDARLQFLMDSMISKLDQAALAFVNKDYQKAKDLIQSALFEDYRNSKVEVLVARYTKAGVDKKIQTKLRTIIRKINANTLDEKTIRDEISNISDLLYEAFLALPKEELALLQVKGFDESAMSTKNYTKVYDDMKIALNDILQNYEGFSLNSIDALQNVYLDIFEASGMESKIGAIDSALKLKIESYFSKGVALIKASASKEELKQNFDELSALVEGSLDKIQESSPMSLFIWALGIILREGLEALIIIVAIVSYLVQSGNKKRLNIVYSALWSGVFLSFVTAFFISWIFKEQAGQSRELLEGITMLVAVALLFYVGFWLLSNAQNKKWANHIKTQAVEAISNNSAKTLWFSVFLAVYREGAETILFYQALLFDAKTSTDYSFIFIGLASGLIILVILYYLLKAGALKIPVKQFFYITSYIIFYMVFVFTGKGVGELIEAKVITPSLLPFDFEGILWLGIYPYYESIIPQFMVLILLIMGIFITKQISNKREKI is encoded by the coding sequence ATAGTGTTTAAAAAAATAAGCTTGTTGATAATTTTTTTATTTTGTACTATTGTTTATGCTAGAGAGATTGATTATCAAAAAGAAGCCCAAGCAATCAAACAAATTTTAAATGAAAGTATGATTTTATACAAAGAAAATAAAAATTTAGAAGCAAAGAAAAAAGCAGAAGATGCATACTTTCAGCATTTTGAAACCATGGAAGGCTCTATTGGACGTAATGTTGGTAGAAAAGCCATTGTTATGGAGCGTAAATTTGTTAATTTAAGAAAGTTATATAAAGATAAAGAAGATTTTTCTAAAATAGAAGCTTTGATTAGTAGTTTGTATTTTGATTTAGATGAAATAGTTCCTATTTTAGAAAAAGGCTTCCAGCTTAAAGCTGAAGCTAGTGATGTAAATTATGATAAAAAAGCAGCTGAAAACTCATCTTTAAAAGCAGAAAAAGAACGCCAAGCACAAGCTGAAGCGATGTTTGCTGCTTTGCTTGGAGAGAATGTTAAAGAACAAACTTCACAAAACTCAACTCAAAGTTTGATTGCTCAAGAGCAAGACGCTCAAAAAGATGAAGCATTGCTAGCTTTACAAGAAGCTTCGGCTTTGGATGCAAGGTTGCAATTTTTAATGGATTCTATGATTTCAAAGCTTGATCAGGCTGCATTAGCTTTTGTAAATAAAGACTATCAAAAAGCTAAAGATTTGATTCAATCAGCATTGTTTGAAGACTATAGAAACTCAAAAGTAGAAGTTTTAGTGGCAAGATATACTAAGGCAGGAGTGGATAAAAAAATTCAAACTAAACTTAGAACTATTATAAGAAAAATCAATGCTAATACTTTAGATGAAAAAACTATTAGGGATGAAATTTCAAACATATCAGATTTATTATATGAAGCGTTTTTAGCTTTACCTAAAGAAGAATTGGCTTTGCTTCAAGTTAAAGGCTTTGATGAAAGTGCTATGAGTACTAAAAACTATACTAAAGTGTATGATGATATGAAAATTGCTCTTAATGATATTTTACAAAATTATGAGGGATTTAGTTTAAATAGTATAGATGCTTTGCAAAATGTGTATTTAGATATTTTTGAAGCAAGTGGTATGGAAAGTAAAATTGGCGCTATTGATAGTGCTTTAAAATTAAAAATAGAAAGTTATTTTTCAAAAGGCGTTGCGCTTATTAAAGCAAGTGCTTCTAAAGAAGAATTAAAACAAAATTTTGACGAGCTTAGTGCCTTAGTGGAAGGCTCTTTAGATAAAATTCAAGAATCCTCACCTATGTCTTTATTTATATGGGCTTTGGGTATTATCTTAAGAGAGGGCTTGGAGGCTTTAATTATTATTGTAGCTATAGTTTCATACCTAGTTCAAAGTGGTAATAAAAAGCGTTTAAATATAGTATATTCAGCACTTTGGAGTGGGGTATTTTTAAGTTTTGTAACAGCATTTTTTATTTCATGGATTTTTAAAGAACAAGCAGGGCAAAGCAGAGAGTTGCTAGAAGGCATTACTATGCTTGTGGCTGTCGCATTATTGTTTTATGTGGGTTTTTGGCTTTTATCAAATGCACAAAATAAAAAATGGGCAAATCATATAAAAACTCAAGCAGTTGAAGCTATATCAAATAATTCAGCAAAAACCTTATGGTTTAGTGTATTTTTAGCTGTATATAGAGAAGGTGCTGAAACTATTCTTTTTTATCAGGCTTTATTATTTGATGCAAAAACAAGCACAGATTATAGTTTTATATTTATAGGATTAGCTAGTGGATTAATTATACTTGTCATACTTTATTATTTATTAAAAGCTGGTGCTTTAAAAATACCAGTAAAACAATTTTTTTATATAACTTCATACATTATTTTTTATATGGTCTTTGTCTTTACGGGCAAAGGTGTTGGTGAGCTCATAGAAGCTAAGGTTATCACCCCAAGCTTACTTCCTTTTGATTTTGAAGGAATTTTATGGCTTGGAATTTATCCTTATTATGAGAGCATCATACCTCAGTTTATGGTTTTAATCTTACTCATTATGGGTATTTTTATAACAAAACAAATTTCAAATAAAAGGGAAAAAATATGA
- a CDS encoding cation:dicarboxylate symporter family transporter, with protein MLKNLGFWVIIGIIAGISLGLLDKELALASKIGVDYFIQALKFLIGPIIFLTIVLGVVSLESLKQVGSIGAKALLYFEVVSTFALAIGIFMANIMGPGKGMNLDPSTLDKDSVAQFVNNNIEISAQNEILHILKDAIPTDIIAAFSEGKTLQILVIALACAFIISLMRIDERKAIQKTLEIMQSFVFKILEIIMYFSPIAAFSAMAFLVAKYGLDSLLNLGYLLIVMLLASLLFIFGVLGIICFIAKVNIFKFMRFISREVLIVFATSSSESALAPLMRKLEKAGISKATVGLVLPTGYSFNLDCTNIYLAMSLIFLAQAFNVELSLTHEISILIVLMIASKGAVGVTGSGFIILGSTLAALSNMHIVEANNGLGASLGEVLPVAAISILLGVDKFMSEIRAVGNLCGNSVAALIVAIWDKQIDWEKFRYALDNPKEFTNAGFD; from the coding sequence ATGTTAAAAAATTTAGGTTTTTGGGTGATTATAGGAATAATAGCTGGTATTAGCCTTGGTTTATTAGATAAAGAACTTGCACTAGCTAGTAAAATCGGGGTAGATTATTTTATACAAGCTTTAAAATTTTTAATAGGACCTATTATATTTTTAACCATTGTTTTAGGAGTTGTTAGCCTTGAAAGTCTAAAGCAAGTTGGAAGTATAGGTGCTAAAGCCTTGCTTTACTTTGAAGTAGTGAGTACTTTTGCTTTAGCTATTGGTATTTTTATGGCAAATATTATGGGGCCTGGGAAAGGAATGAATCTTGATCCAAGCACCTTAGATAAAGATAGTGTAGCTCAATTTGTCAATAACAATATAGAAATAAGCGCACAAAATGAAATTTTACATATTTTAAAAGACGCCATACCTACTGATATCATCGCTGCTTTTAGCGAGGGAAAAACCTTGCAAATCTTAGTTATAGCCCTAGCTTGTGCTTTTATTATTTCGCTTATGAGAATTGATGAGAGAAAAGCTATACAAAAAACCTTAGAAATAATGCAAAGTTTTGTTTTTAAAATCCTAGAAATCATTATGTATTTTTCTCCTATTGCTGCTTTTTCTGCGATGGCATTTTTAGTAGCAAAATATGGGCTTGATTCTTTATTAAATTTAGGATATTTGCTTATTGTTATGCTACTTGCTTCTTTGCTCTTTATCTTTGGAGTTTTAGGAATTATTTGTTTTATTGCTAAAGTTAATATTTTTAAATTTATGCGTTTTATTTCAAGAGAAGTTTTGATAGTTTTTGCTACAAGCTCTAGCGAATCAGCATTAGCTCCACTTATGAGAAAGCTTGAAAAAGCAGGAATTTCAAAAGCCACCGTGGGTTTAGTATTGCCAACTGGATATAGTTTTAATCTTGATTGTACTAATATTTATTTGGCTATGAGTTTGATTTTCCTTGCACAAGCTTTTAATGTAGAACTTTCTTTAACGCATGAAATTAGCATTTTAATCGTACTAATGATAGCTTCAAAAGGTGCTGTTGGTGTAACTGGTTCAGGTTTTATCATACTAGGAAGCACACTTGCAGCTTTATCTAATATGCATATAGTAGAAGCTAACAATGGCTTAGGAGCAAGTTTAGGCGAGGTTTTACCCGTAGCTGCTATTTCTATACTTTTGGGTGTGGATAAGTTTATGTCTGAAATTCGTGCAGTAGGAAATTTATGCGGTAATAGCGTAGCAGCTTTAATCGTAGCTATTTGGGATAAACAGATAGACTGGGAAAAGTTTCGCTACGCTCTTGATAATCCTAAAGAATTTACAAACGCAGGTTTTGATTAA
- a CDS encoding D-amino acid aminotransferase, translating into MQEMEVVFLNDEFVKASEAKVSVFDRGFIFGDGIYEVVPVVNAKIADKEEFWERFERSLAQIELQIPYTKEEFENILEQLIIKNSLKEGGLYMQVTRGVASRNFALLKGLKPTIMAFAFECKVIEHECAKNGVSVISTADLRWKRRDIKSISLLAQCLAKEEAIKAKVFEAFMVENALVTEASSSSAFIIKDKTLITKPFSNEILPGIRRKNILKFAKELDLKVDQRAFSMKEVYEADEVFISAATFLILGVIKADSKVINDGKVGFYTQKLREKYVEKIQKEVF; encoded by the coding sequence ATGCAAGAAATGGAAGTGGTGTTTTTAAATGATGAGTTTGTAAAAGCTAGTGAAGCTAAAGTGAGTGTTTTTGATAGAGGTTTTATCTTTGGAGATGGAATTTATGAAGTAGTTCCTGTGGTAAATGCAAAAATAGCTGACAAAGAAGAATTTTGGGAGCGTTTTGAGCGTAGTTTGGCTCAAATTGAACTACAAATTCCTTATACAAAAGAAGAATTTGAAAATATTTTAGAGCAATTAATCATTAAAAACTCTCTTAAAGAAGGCGGGCTTTATATGCAAGTTACTAGAGGGGTTGCTAGTAGAAATTTTGCTCTTTTAAAGGGACTAAAACCTACTATTATGGCTTTTGCTTTTGAATGTAAGGTGATTGAGCATGAGTGTGCTAAAAACGGGGTGAGTGTTATTTCAACAGCTGATTTAAGATGGAAAAGAAGGGATATAAAATCTATTTCTTTATTAGCTCAATGTCTTGCAAAAGAAGAAGCTATAAAAGCTAAGGTTTTTGAAGCATTTATGGTAGAAAATGCTTTAGTAACAGAAGCTTCTAGTAGTTCAGCTTTTATTATAAAAGATAAAACTTTAATTACTAAGCCATTTTCTAATGAAATCTTACCAGGAATTCGCCGTAAAAATATCTTGAAATTTGCCAAAGAACTTGATCTTAAAGTAGATCAAAGAGCTTTTAGTATGAAAGAAGTATATGAGGCTGATGAGGTATTTATTTCTGCGGCTACTTTTTTGATTTTAGGTGTTATAAAAGCAGATAGTAAGGTGATTAATGATGGTAAAGTAGGCTTTTATACCCAAAAGCTAAGAGAAAAATATGTAGAAAAAATACAAAAAGAGGTTTTTTAA